The region ggtcttcaaaattttagtttatgcaaaaccGTGTTCTTTGTTTCCAAGGGGCGAATCAACTTAAACTTGTTAgcgaaaaagttataaaagataaaacaataaaacttatgactacaaaagtaataacactctagtaaTTAACtacattataaaagtaataacaccatgatagtgttattacttttataacgcacttataacttttataactcattatttgttcaaacaacattagtaaTGCCAGTAATAAcgctattatagttttattacttttacaatgAAGTGACTagagtattattacttttgtagttgttttgttttttataacaattaatttgtctattcgctaacaaatttataataatttgcccCTTGAAatcaaagtacacagctttgcataaactataattttgaagaccagatatttttccagattttgcaaATCATGATCGCTTAAATTAACCCTGGTAGCATAcctttgcaaaatatttttaatgtttatttttatggaCTTTCCACCAATTCGTGATAGTtgtgttttctaaaaaaataaaacataagttACACACTACGCTTAATGATGATTAGTCTATGATGACTAATCTATgattaattttactaaaatctttttgGATTTGTTGCATTAAGTTGAATTGTTGTTTTTACCATTTCCTTTATAGCATTTATACAATAAACAGTATCTCCTCATTTGTGAAAATTTCACAAATGAGGAGATACCGTTACATTGTAATCATTGTTAtcaataactttcaaaataaacagCTCAATCCTTATACACCGtttcttataataatataatattacatttgtaaacttaaaaatcaatattacttacaaaagaagtaaaatttgCATCATCATTTAAATCGCTATTTAACTTATGAAGTTCTTCCATAGAATTAATATGGCAAAATTTGAAGGTTTCATCATTTGATGGCATCTGTGTTTGAGTTAAGCTGCTACAACCACAAATTGTGACATCTTcaagtttgtttgaaatttgTGTTAAAAGATTAATCacagttttttgaaatactaaaaagaattcaaaagatTGGCTGACTGTGACGGTGTAAAGATGAAAAAagcaaagaagaaaaaaaaaaaaaaaaaaaagaagcaaaatgtTATGATTACAAACaacaaattataatatttgtattatatataaaataaagatgataTTCTAACAAAAGCATAAACTCGAGTTCAAGTTCAACTAAATCATTAATGAATTCAAATTActtccttaaataaaaaaatgctgctACATATACTTAGTTTAACACTGACACTAATGTTATATTcctaaacaattaaaacaatataaaacttaCTCTCATTTGTTAAGGGATAGTTATAGCCATGTCTACGTTTCACCTCTGGGTGTGTGATTTGATTTAGTTTCCGTGCTTATtacattctttaataaaaagaatgtaataaaatatacaaaaaaacttattgtttgaTGCAGAgagttttattgatttataaaaacaaacaatttaagaagtataaaagatgatatttataacaaagataataaataaagaacaacAATACCAACAACAAAACTCaaagaaatatttgatataattgCATGTTGGGGATAATTATAATAGAGgtagttaaaattaaatgtcataaaAGAACTATCAGGagtttcaaaaactaaaaaatctataaaaaaaaaaaaaaagtttcattactAACATGGTATTGCAATCTTCCTCATGCTTTTAAAACTTGGTGATACACTTCTATCACAttgaattgattttttcattcctaattttttaatgctacaggatttttttaatgttgatagTTGGGGTTTAGATTTTAGAGTTAATTGTGGAGACACAACACTTGGAAATATGGGtacaacaactaaaaaaatataccaaaaccagttgcaaaattatttgtgacaactattttaaatattttaaagctaccctttattattgcaaatatagtttcttaataatttaatatttaatacataatataaataatatataatataaataatatttttaataacaataaaacattgaaaagttAAGTTTTCACATATTGTTTATAACATACTATTGTCTTCTTCATTAGAACTTTCTTGCAAAGATTCTTCGGAAGCACTTTTTTCCTCCTGTGTTGTTATGAACTCATAATCATGACATGTTTGTTCATCTAgaagttaatcaaaaaaataattgtaaaaactcTGCAACTTTTAATTCAGAATTtacaaagaatttattttaattcttcatAGTTAACTTACAAATTATTTGTGagttttcttgtttatataGAGATTATATTAAAAGTAGTTTTCAAGAAAGTAATAAACTACCAACCTCCTACGCACTTTGTTGACAAATATTTGTACTGTATCCATTTTGTGATATCCGGCTTACTTAAAAGTTGGAAGTGTCTTACTACAGATACGCCATTGGGCcaatacaatttattattaattatccAGTTAAATGGAACAACACCTTCTGTTTCAATACCATCTTCTATCCAAACACCACGAGCATAAGACATTATTAggtaataagttttaattgcTATTGCAAAAACTAAATAGgttaataaaatcttaattatacaaagttatttttccattaaaaaaaagacataaaaatacGATTTTTGCAaaagtcaattttatttaaatttgaaaataattaaacttttttttaggtcttactctttaataatttcaaaaaaggcttatcaaataatttttgtagtgaaaaattagcagaaaaaaaacagattttactaaaactaaaaatactcaTGTAATgcagttcttaaaaaaaagaaaaggaaaacaaaaatatattttttaattccagTTGACATCATGAACAAGAGGAATAAACACTAGACCATGATCACCATATGGCATAACAACAACTTTACACAAAATATCATCTCTTTCAATCAGTTTACGTGTAAGATTAAGTGATCTTTCCTTTAGAAGTGCAATATTAAAATTCTTGGAATCACAGGGTTCAAGAAAGAAACTTTCCATGCTATCTCTTCTGTAAATctcacatatataaatattgttgtcatttatttcttttatattagcGTAATTTCCACACTTCAGTAAAAACCAACTATCTTTATGCTTTATACTTATTTTAGTGTACAAAGTTTTTTCAGAATATCTAGCTCCACAACTTTCCAACTCATGTGTTCGCTTGATAATTTGACTTACAGGATTTGTGGCATTACGAACAAGTTTCTTTAAGATTTGGAGGTGATTTTCAAAAGCAAATCCAGAAATTGAATCAAGTGGTAATTGATAATTTGCTACATCATCTTGGAGATGAATTAGATTATGAACattatatgtattaaatttattaccataaatattttttgctgtaGAAACAAAGTATACAAGCAAATGATGAGCATATTCCAACAGAGAATTTCGATACTCATTATTTGAACTCAGCATTATTCTAATAGCTATTGAAAGACAAAGGAAATGGGTGTAGActtctttttttacaactctTCGAAGTACAACAAGAccattatataaaagaaattccCTGAATTCAGTTGCTTTCCACCGTTTTAAATACTCTAAAGATCGAGGTTGACGAGCAAATTCACTAGGCATTTGATTATTTAATGATGTCATACTCTctgataaacaattaatttgCTGAATTGATATTTTACACAATCTTGGACCATCGGTCAGAAAGTTCAAAATTCGTCTCATAACACCCAAACAAACCAAATGCATATAGTCTAAGACAAATCCAGTAACACAAGGGAAATTATAATCAATGAGAGGAGATTTAGCTTTTTGGTGTTTAACTTCATATTTCAATAGACTAAAATCTAGGTCATTTCTTGtaacacaattatttttgtgaaaGACAACTCGTCCATCATATGAGCCTTTAATTATACATCGCTCACAAGAATAATATCCTGTATGACTTTTGATACACTTAATGAATGCTCTAGCAGGTGCGTCACATACAAATGCTTTAATAGAGACTGTGTATctattgtttttgtaaagaaatCCTTCAGTCTTCAATAGCTGGTATTCCattaaaaagtctttcaaaaatTCATTGATGGAATTAGGCTTCTTGGTGCCACAGTATACTGAAACAATAAAAGGTTTCAAACCTTTAAAACGACAAAGAATTGGCCATAATTCTAGACTTGAAGATTTGAACAATGGAAGTCCATCAATGTTTACAATTAATTCAACATTTTGAGTTACTTCGTTAGTTATAACTATACTATCAAAAATCCTTTTAATACCAGATTCAATAcccaaatgaaaaaaatctcCACCACACTTAGAATATGAAGTTACAGACCTTGGTGTTTTTAACAATGTTCGCGAATCTTTTGGAAGTTCTGGATGCCCGTTTCTGCGAAGAATTGCAAGAAGTTGGTTTAAAGAATCTCGTGTACGCATACTTGAAGTACTCCAAACTGCAAGTTCAGTCTGTAGGTCTACAACATCTTCATCGTTATGATCTTCTTGGAGCTCAACACTGATAACAGAATCAGACTCCGAATTTTCCAAAAAGTTTGAATGATGATCATAATTATCATCATTCAGTGATTCATTTAATTCACTCCT is a window of Hydra vulgaris chromosome 15, alternate assembly HydraT2T_AEP DNA encoding:
- the LOC136092359 gene encoding uncharacterized protein LOC136092359 isoform X2 — encoded protein: MSYARGVWIEDGIETEGVVPFNWIINNKLYWPNGVSVVRHFQLLSKPDITKWIQYKYLSTKCVGDEQTCHDYEFITTQEEKSASEESLQESSNEEDNIFQKTVINLLTQISNKLEDVTICGCSSLTQTQMPSNDETFKFCHINSMEELHKLNSDLNDDANFTSFKTQLSRIGGKSIKINIKNILQSFLPNATQALCNMHGSGAKFGLIKSNIYKAIVDAVLLNNKEATKSEICEAIMLQLKHAPRRSHGGGSIVRKVPTEE
- the LOC136092359 gene encoding uncharacterized protein LOC136092359 isoform X1; protein product: MSYARGVWIEDGIETEGVVPFNWIINNKLYWPNGVSVVRHFQLLSKPDITKWIQYKYLSTKCVGDEQTCHDYEFITTQEEKSASEESLQESSNEEDNIVVPIFPSVVSPQLTLKSKPQLSTLKKSCSIKKLGMKKSIQCDRSVSPSFKSMRKIAIPSRKLNQITHPEVKRRHGYNYPLTNEIFQKTVINLLTQISNKLEDVTICGCSSLTQTQMPSNDETFKFCHINSMEELHKLNSDLNDDANFTSFKTQLSRIGGKSIKINIKNILQSFLPNATQALCNMHGSGAKFGLIKSNIYKAIVDAVLLNNKEATKSEICEAIMLQLKHAPRRSHGGGSIVRKVPTEE